From one Luteolibacter sp. SL250 genomic stretch:
- a CDS encoding autotransporter-associated beta strand repeat-containing protein, producing the protein MSPSHLILAATAFPAIAGAANLSGILGPITPVYEGDETGTKFTKPGWFPDAQFPLVWGGANEPDTNLSWWMSRHSGGYLLDYTRKDGQWIPGGPADAPDERGYWIQDVYRPVDIDPTLRGRTVTLEIYPNDATYSTPSATEEHVIDDNYLVGFTHIEDWAGREVNGSRTIYSIDNGKNWKKGPLRAMSICAIDTRTDPSQPRLVRISHHWIDHGKYNGRKTVTYDIATGVDGYAMGAPNVETFTHGNMYGVTGMLWSRYLNKWLVMFGLNGSHGKDLQFVTTDSFETYSWEPSVSIERNEVPGRGTVAGSGDYPTLLGGFPHAAAYPMPFNKEVGQLGWIYNKHNGLSGRAIHFIAPVEKRITWQGADASRAATLRIGPGAASFSALRHKGKEVADLDDEDGDGVVNLMEYATGSPIGAGNKVPGILSREAEGFHFTYTRDTAAAALPVVEWSETLRDNDWRTDRISEQILSTSGSVETVRASLPQSDTTRRFFRLRANRALASPASGNGMPSAPVDFGNGVTLTLDHTEIPSSGGTATWTFTRSGPTTDALNLSFGVTGNASFSADYQLAGAPSFDGSTGTLVIPAGQASASFTTTATSGAGKSITVSAPGTLHLAGTGNWNQSGGGFSGIVDETHTLDFNSTAGGTFQNDIPVTKRVRSINFGAGSGDHEINGNPIELEAVNKWLSTGYAMYGINQYSAATATFNTDINTRSAALYLRPWQAGGKIVINGKTDMLGTGGVVVSGPGDVALNGDLVDTGYRDFSSGLPGLVAGVNMGRLIMAGDGTLSLAGDNTFNGRTEIKHGTVRVESAGALRNSIVTLKKHDALAPVTDFKLGGLDGWGNIDLAGHHLTLGNHNRPDCYTTNHTGVIRGDGSITKIDTNTQRLGAVNLHTGGTILKGGILEVPGSSRTAFGSGAIEFDGGTLRAAGTVAADNPVVVSSGGGTLDTGGRTVILNGALSGSGPLTVAGTGSVILNAPGTYTGTLSSSGEIRANVSGAFGNGVLNVGGRITLGADQTVGGLTVTADAPVVDTGAFTLTVNGPIRVAAGKALVKAGAGTLDWTGSAAEFNGGLVVNGGTFRTTGGGDVTHGDITLNGATLSLHSSATGNAEFSIARNLGTKLTVNGAARLILDKGTADTLTATIGSGTNADAFVIGEGSTFLTTLGQDTVLKLDGQPDTPANATYPPSFLLAAGDRTGDFAAYDSTGGFTPFTGYVQRSGAWTADSGEIPNITAATTLAADATVTGLRVQDTNNLILTSRVLGFSGADGKAGLILNNGSLTGGAIDFGTNKGYIYASGPDATISSAIRGSAGVIFTGLPGTKVNLTGTQTTYSTRLTVAGTTLELPSLAVMGESGTPITLDGGGTLAFPNSINFTRELTFGSGGAGMEVAAGKTVTSSGTFCGSGPFRKSGPGYLKLNGAGSSTGAVTVDEGTLEYISTAIQGSTGPISVAAGARVNISYTAHGVAFSHDLRIAGHGPNGEGALSVGGSGNTASSITLTDDARIQALNGATFAMHGPILGQGHALNFSGTGRFGIHGAIDVDGADLSASQTPYLSIKATSSVICENLTTAAGSIFERPRGTRASTPRPSAVACAARKAGWHPQAA; encoded by the coding sequence ATGTCCCCGAGCCACCTCATCCTTGCCGCGACCGCTTTTCCGGCAATCGCCGGAGCCGCCAACCTGTCCGGCATCCTCGGCCCCATCACCCCGGTCTATGAGGGGGATGAAACGGGCACGAAGTTCACGAAACCCGGCTGGTTCCCGGACGCACAATTCCCCCTGGTGTGGGGTGGGGCGAACGAGCCGGACACGAACCTGAGCTGGTGGATGTCCCGCCACAGCGGTGGATACCTCCTGGACTACACCCGCAAGGATGGCCAGTGGATCCCCGGGGGACCGGCGGACGCCCCTGACGAACGCGGCTACTGGATCCAGGATGTGTACCGGCCCGTGGACATCGACCCGACGTTGCGCGGACGGACCGTCACCCTGGAGATCTACCCGAACGACGCCACCTACAGCACGCCGTCCGCCACGGAGGAACACGTCATCGATGACAACTACCTGGTCGGATTCACCCACATCGAGGACTGGGCGGGCCGGGAGGTGAACGGCTCGCGGACCATCTACTCCATCGACAACGGGAAGAACTGGAAGAAAGGCCCGCTGCGGGCGATGAGCATCTGCGCGATCGATACCCGCACGGATCCCTCCCAGCCCCGGTTGGTGAGGATTTCCCATCACTGGATCGACCATGGGAAATACAACGGCAGGAAGACCGTCACCTACGACATCGCGACAGGTGTCGATGGCTATGCCATGGGCGCACCGAACGTCGAGACGTTCACCCATGGGAACATGTATGGCGTCACCGGCATGTTGTGGAGCCGCTACCTGAACAAGTGGCTGGTCATGTTCGGCCTCAACGGCAGCCATGGAAAGGACCTCCAGTTCGTGACGACGGACTCGTTCGAGACCTACTCCTGGGAGCCCAGCGTCAGCATCGAGAGAAATGAGGTTCCCGGCCGGGGCACCGTCGCGGGATCGGGGGACTATCCCACTTTGCTCGGCGGCTTCCCCCACGCCGCCGCCTATCCGATGCCGTTCAACAAAGAGGTGGGGCAGCTCGGCTGGATCTACAACAAGCACAACGGCCTCAGCGGGCGGGCGATTCACTTCATCGCGCCGGTGGAGAAGCGCATCACCTGGCAGGGGGCGGACGCCTCCCGCGCCGCCACACTCCGCATCGGGCCCGGGGCCGCATCCTTTTCCGCCCTCCGCCACAAGGGCAAGGAGGTGGCCGACCTGGACGATGAGGACGGGGATGGCGTTGTGAATCTGATGGAATACGCCACCGGCAGCCCGATCGGAGCCGGAAACAAGGTGCCCGGCATCCTCTCCCGGGAAGCGGAGGGGTTCCATTTCACCTACACCCGTGACACGGCGGCGGCTGCATTGCCGGTGGTGGAATGGTCGGAAACACTGCGCGACAACGACTGGAGGACGGATCGCATTTCCGAGCAGATCCTCTCCACCTCCGGCAGCGTGGAAACCGTCCGCGCCTCGCTCCCGCAGTCGGACACCACTCGCCGTTTCTTCCGCCTGCGGGCCAACCGCGCCCTGGCATCCCCCGCTTCCGGAAATGGCATGCCCTCCGCGCCGGTCGATTTCGGCAATGGGGTGACGCTCACGCTGGATCACACGGAGATCCCATCATCCGGCGGAACCGCCACGTGGACGTTCACCCGCTCCGGCCCGACCACGGATGCCCTGAACCTGTCGTTTGGCGTCACCGGCAACGCTTCATTCTCCGCGGACTACCAGCTCGCGGGGGCACCATCCTTCGACGGATCGACCGGGACGCTCGTCATTCCGGCCGGGCAGGCCAGCGCCAGCTTCACCACGACCGCCACCTCCGGAGCAGGGAAAAGCATCACCGTCAGCGCCCCCGGAACGCTCCATCTGGCGGGGACCGGCAACTGGAACCAGAGCGGGGGAGGATTTTCCGGCATCGTGGATGAGACGCACACGCTCGACTTCAACTCCACCGCGGGCGGGACGTTCCAGAACGACATCCCGGTGACCAAGCGGGTGCGCAGCATCAACTTCGGGGCGGGGTCCGGAGATCACGAGATCAATGGCAACCCCATCGAACTGGAGGCGGTGAACAAATGGCTGTCCACCGGCTACGCGATGTACGGCATCAACCAGTACTCCGCTGCCACCGCGACCTTCAACACGGACATCAACACCCGCTCCGCCGCACTCTACCTGCGTCCGTGGCAGGCGGGCGGAAAGATCGTCATCAATGGAAAGACCGACATGCTGGGCACCGGCGGCGTGGTGGTCTCCGGTCCTGGGGATGTCGCGCTCAACGGCGATCTGGTGGACACCGGCTACCGGGACTTTTCCAGCGGCCTGCCGGGACTGGTGGCAGGTGTGAACATGGGACGGCTGATCATGGCCGGGGACGGCACCCTTTCGCTGGCGGGCGACAACACCTTCAACGGCCGCACGGAAATCAAACATGGAACCGTCCGGGTGGAGTCTGCGGGCGCGCTCCGGAACAGCATCGTCACGCTGAAGAAGCATGACGCGCTTGCGCCCGTCACCGACTTCAAACTCGGCGGTCTGGATGGCTGGGGCAACATCGACCTGGCAGGGCATCATCTCACGCTGGGCAACCACAACCGGCCCGACTGCTACACGACGAACCATACCGGCGTGATCCGGGGTGACGGCTCCATCACCAAAATCGACACGAACACCCAGCGCCTCGGCGCGGTCAACCTGCACACCGGAGGCACCATCCTGAAAGGTGGCATCCTGGAGGTGCCGGGCAGCTCGCGGACCGCCTTCGGCAGCGGGGCCATTGAGTTCGACGGTGGGACGCTCCGCGCGGCGGGCACCGTGGCGGCGGACAATCCGGTCGTCGTTTCCTCCGGCGGAGGCACGCTCGATACCGGCGGGCGCACGGTCATTCTCAACGGCGCGTTGTCCGGCTCCGGGCCACTGACTGTGGCAGGCACCGGCTCCGTGATCCTCAATGCGCCTGGCACCTACACCGGCACGCTTTCCTCATCCGGAGAGATCCGGGCCAATGTCTCCGGCGCGTTTGGCAACGGGGTGCTCAATGTGGGCGGACGGATCACGCTGGGGGCAGACCAGACCGTTGGCGGCCTAACGGTGACGGCGGACGCTCCGGTGGTTGATACCGGCGCGTTCACCCTGACCGTGAATGGACCCATCCGAGTGGCGGCGGGGAAGGCGCTGGTGAAGGCCGGCGCCGGGACGCTGGACTGGACTGGCAGCGCGGCGGAATTCAACGGTGGCCTGGTGGTGAACGGCGGCACCTTCCGCACGACGGGCGGCGGGGATGTGACCCACGGCGACATCACCCTCAACGGCGCAACCCTCTCGCTGCACTCCTCCGCCACGGGCAACGCGGAATTTTCCATCGCCCGCAACCTCGGAACGAAACTCACGGTCAACGGCGCGGCCCGGCTGATCCTCGACAAAGGCACGGCGGACACGCTGACCGCCACCATCGGCTCCGGGACGAACGCCGACGCCTTTGTGATCGGGGAAGGCTCAACCTTCCTCACCACGCTGGGCCAGGACACCGTGCTGAAGCTGGATGGCCAGCCGGACACACCCGCCAATGCCACCTACCCGCCCTCGTTCCTGCTGGCGGCGGGTGACCGCACCGGTGACTTCGCCGCCTACGATTCCACCGGCGGCTTCACACCTTTCACCGGCTACGTCCAGCGGTCGGGCGCGTGGACGGCAGACAGCGGGGAGATCCCCAACATCACCGCGGCGACCACCCTGGCAGCCGACGCGACGGTCACAGGACTGCGCGTGCAGGACACGAACAACCTGATCCTGACCAGCCGCGTGCTCGGCTTCAGCGGTGCCGACGGCAAGGCGGGCCTGATCCTCAACAATGGCTCCCTCACCGGCGGGGCGATCGATTTCGGCACGAACAAAGGCTACATCTATGCCTCCGGTCCGGATGCCACGATCAGCAGCGCCATCCGCGGCAGCGCGGGTGTCATCTTCACCGGCCTGCCCGGCACGAAGGTGAATCTCACCGGAACGCAAACCACCTACTCGACACGACTGACGGTTGCCGGCACCACGCTCGAACTGCCGAGCTTGGCGGTGATGGGCGAAAGCGGAACCCCCATCACGCTCGACGGAGGTGGCACGCTGGCTTTCCCGAATTCCATCAACTTCACCCGCGAGCTGACCTTCGGCAGCGGCGGCGCGGGCATGGAAGTGGCGGCGGGCAAGACCGTCACCAGCAGCGGCACCTTCTGCGGATCCGGTCCGTTCCGCAAATCCGGCCCCGGCTACCTGAAGCTCAACGGCGCGGGAAGCTCCACCGGCGCGGTGACGGTCGATGAAGGCACGCTGGAGTATATTTCCACCGCCATCCAGGGCAGCACCGGACCGATCAGCGTCGCGGCGGGAGCACGCGTGAACATTTCCTACACCGCCCACGGAGTGGCGTTCTCGCATGATCTCCGGATCGCCGGCCACGGACCGAACGGGGAGGGAGCGCTGTCCGTCGGCGGCAGCGGTAACACCGCGAGCAGCATCACCCTGACGGATGATGCGAGGATCCAGGCGCTCAACGGGGCGACCTTCGCCATGCACGGCCCCATCCTCGGCCAAGGACACGCGCTCAACTTCAGCGGGACGGGCCGGTTCGGCATCCATGGCGCGATCGACGTGGACGGTGCGGACCTCAGCGCGTCGCAGACGCCCTACCTCAGCATCAAGGCGACCTCCTCGGTGATCTGCGAAAACCTCACCACCGCGGCGGGCAGTATTTTCGAAAGGCCACGCGGAACACGCGCATCAACTCCGCGACCATCGGCGGTCGCCTGTGCGGCCAGAAAGGCAGGCTGGCATCCACAGGCGGCGTGA